In a genomic window of Curtobacterium flaccumfaciens pv. betae:
- a CDS encoding MFS transporter, translating into MTSVPRVSAARTGLGPDFTRFWVAQGASAVGGQVSELAVPLLAVVVLHASAGEVGVLNAARWLPFLLLALPLGVLVDRRRRRPVLVVSDLARAAITVVVVVVAFSGTLTLPVLVVLVGLLGAFTVAFEVSYQSFLPTVAGRQQLERANGRLEATAAAAEVGGPGLGGLLVQVLSAPWALALHAVTYVVSAVALLGIRAPEARPTSTGRSALRDLGEGLRFVGRDRYLVSLVGFAGIYNLFAQWVMVLFTVHAVRQLGLNAGLLGLVFSLGAIGAVVGASAAPSSVRRFGAGPVLVACATAECVALAVLPVIDPSWSTPVTVTVLIGVFAVNGAGTSPSSVVALTLRQLRSPDQVLGRVNATMRWLSYGVIAIGAGLGGLVGELLGTRTGLTLGCAGILLTVVWVVASPLRGLRDPAALATDPAAGRRTG; encoded by the coding sequence ATGACCAGCGTTCCACGCGTTAGCGCAGCACGGACCGGCCTCGGCCCGGACTTCACGCGGTTCTGGGTGGCGCAAGGCGCCTCGGCCGTCGGCGGGCAGGTGAGCGAACTGGCGGTGCCGTTGCTCGCCGTCGTCGTCCTGCACGCGTCCGCCGGCGAGGTCGGAGTGCTGAACGCGGCGCGGTGGCTCCCGTTCCTCCTGCTCGCGCTGCCCCTCGGGGTCCTGGTCGACCGCCGTCGCCGACGCCCGGTCCTCGTCGTGTCCGACCTCGCCCGGGCCGCCATCACCGTGGTCGTCGTCGTGGTGGCGTTCAGCGGGACGCTGACCCTGCCGGTACTCGTCGTCCTGGTCGGGCTCCTCGGCGCTTTCACCGTCGCGTTCGAGGTGAGCTACCAGTCGTTCCTGCCGACGGTCGCCGGACGCCAGCAGCTCGAACGCGCGAACGGGCGGCTGGAGGCGACGGCGGCGGCGGCCGAGGTCGGCGGCCCAGGACTCGGGGGGCTGCTCGTCCAGGTGCTGTCGGCACCGTGGGCCCTCGCGCTCCACGCCGTGACGTACGTGGTGTCGGCGGTCGCGCTGCTCGGCATCCGGGCACCCGAGGCCCGCCCGACCTCGACCGGACGGAGCGCACTGCGCGACCTCGGCGAGGGCCTGCGGTTCGTCGGTCGCGACCGGTACCTGGTCTCGCTGGTCGGCTTCGCCGGGATCTACAACCTCTTCGCGCAGTGGGTGATGGTGCTCTTCACCGTGCACGCCGTGCGGCAGCTCGGACTGAACGCGGGGCTGCTCGGCCTCGTCTTCAGCCTCGGGGCGATCGGCGCCGTGGTCGGCGCCTCCGCGGCACCGTCGAGTGTCCGCCGGTTCGGTGCCGGGCCAGTCCTGGTCGCCTGCGCCACGGCCGAGTGCGTCGCGCTCGCAGTGCTCCCCGTGATCGATCCGTCGTGGTCGACGCCGGTCACGGTCACCGTCCTGATCGGGGTGTTCGCCGTGAACGGCGCGGGGACCTCACCGTCGAGCGTCGTCGCACTCACGCTCCGCCAGCTGCGTTCGCCGGACCAGGTGCTCGGCCGGGTCAACGCCACCATGCGCTGGCTGTCCTACGGCGTCATCGCGATCGGGGCTGGGCTCGGCGGCCTGGTCGGAGAGCTGCTCGGCACGCGGACCGGCCTCACCCTGGGGTGCGCGGGGATCTTGCTCACCGTCGTCTGGGTCGTCGCCTCACCGCTCCGTGGTCTGCGCGACCCGGCCGCACTCGCCACCGACCCCGCGGCTGGTCGACGGACGGGATGA
- a CDS encoding ATP-dependent DNA ligase, translated as MGQLIYDSQPLELRLDDRALTHLQIVIVNLIRRGESFVFSWKDDPAVGGGRSSIWIHPYCGLHFKFAGGKSPSVNRSWLDELYASAASGSGLVLSPEPTDAEGPVSADDVAGAPPARPTTTISAS; from the coding sequence ATGGGCCAGCTCATCTACGACTCGCAACCCCTCGAGCTCCGCCTCGACGACCGTGCACTCACGCACCTGCAGATCGTCATCGTGAACCTCATCCGCCGCGGGGAGAGCTTCGTGTTCTCGTGGAAGGACGACCCCGCCGTCGGCGGCGGCCGCAGCAGCATCTGGATCCACCCGTACTGCGGACTCCACTTCAAGTTCGCCGGCGGCAAGTCCCCGAGCGTGAACCGCTCCTGGCTCGACGAGCTCTACGCCAGCGCGGCGAGCGGTTCCGGCCTCGTCCTGAGCCCGGAGCCGACGGACGCCGAGGGCCCGGTCTCCGCCGACGACGTCGCCGGGGCCCCGCCGGCACGCCCCACCACGACCATCAGCGCCTCCTGA
- a CDS encoding CGNR zinc finger domain-containing protein, producing the protein MAPDAQSTFPEVGGHTALDLVDTVHWRLDPRRSIDTLSSFDAVVAWCEQMGVLPGGADEISRLAEAAPAVAAREHAAVLALREAVYEAVFKSSPRAAAHIASEYVAALERATIERGTDGASWSWRIPADLSGPRGAIALLAQELLTSDLSAARQCGDDACGWVYLDTSPRHNRVWCTAAGCGNRNRVARHQAKRRGATAPQGGRQD; encoded by the coding sequence ATGGCCCCCGACGCGCAGTCGACGTTCCCGGAAGTGGGCGGACACACTGCGCTCGACCTCGTCGACACCGTGCACTGGCGACTCGATCCCCGTCGTTCGATCGACACCCTGAGCAGCTTCGACGCCGTCGTGGCGTGGTGCGAGCAGATGGGCGTCCTGCCCGGCGGCGCGGACGAGATCAGTCGGCTCGCCGAGGCCGCGCCCGCCGTCGCGGCGCGGGAGCACGCCGCGGTGCTGGCACTCCGCGAGGCGGTCTACGAAGCGGTGTTCAAGTCGTCACCACGCGCTGCCGCCCACATCGCTTCCGAGTACGTCGCTGCTCTCGAGCGCGCGACGATCGAGCGGGGCACGGACGGGGCGTCGTGGTCGTGGCGGATACCGGCCGACCTCTCCGGGCCGAGGGGCGCGATCGCCCTGCTCGCCCAGGAACTGCTGACGTCCGACCTCAGCGCGGCACGGCAGTGCGGCGACGACGCGTGCGGCTGGGTGTACTTGGACACGTCGCCCCGGCACAACCGCGTCTGGTGCACGGCCGCGGGGTGCGGCAACCGCAACCGGGTCGCGCGGCACCAGGCGAAGCGTCGCGGAGCGACGGCGCCACAGGGCGGCCGACAGGACTGA